In Pseudomonas nunensis, a single window of DNA contains:
- a CDS encoding peptidylprolyl isomerase, translated as MTQVKLTTNHGDIVLELNAEKAPVTVANFIEYVKAGHYENTVFHRVIGNFMIQGGGFEPGMKEKKDKRPSIQNEADNGLPNEKYTVAMARTMEPHSASAQFFINVADNSFLNHSAKTTQGWGYAVFAKVVAGTEVVDKIKGVSTTSKSGHQDVPAEDVIIEKAEIIE; from the coding sequence ATGACCCAAGTCAAACTGACCACCAACCACGGCGACATCGTCCTGGAACTGAACGCTGAAAAAGCACCGGTTACCGTTGCCAACTTCATCGAATACGTCAAAGCCGGCCACTACGAAAACACCGTTTTCCACCGTGTCATCGGTAACTTCATGATCCAGGGCGGCGGTTTCGAGCCAGGCATGAAAGAAAAGAAAGACAAGCGCCCTAGCATCCAGAACGAAGCCGACAACGGCCTGCCGAACGAGAAGTACACCGTGGCCATGGCTCGCACCATGGAGCCGCATTCGGCTTCCGCCCAGTTCTTCATCAACGTGGCTGACAACAGCTTCCTGAACCACAGCGCCAAGACCACCCAGGGCTGGGGCTACGCAGTATTCGCCAAAGTGGTTGCCGGCACTGAAGTCGTCGACAAGATCAAAGGCGTGAGCACCACTTCCAAGTCCGGCCACCAGGACGTACCTGCAGAAGACGTGATCATCGAGAAAGCCGAGATCATTGAGTGA
- a CDS encoding glutamine--tRNA ligase/YqeY domain fusion protein codes for MSKPTVDPTSNAKTGPAVPVNFLRPIIQADLDSGKHTQIVTRFPPEPNGYLHIGHAKSICVNFGLAQEFGGVTHLRFDDTNPAKEDQEYIDAIESDIKWLGFEWSGEVRYASQYFDQLHDWAVELIKAGKAYVDDLSPEQAKEYRGTLTEPGKNSPFRDRSVEENLDWFARMKAGEFQDGARVLRAKIDMASPNMNLRDPIMYRIRHAHHHQTGDKWCIYPNYDFTHGQSDAIEGITHSICTLEFESHRPLYDWFLDALPVPAHPRQYEFSRLNLNYTITSKRKLKQLVDEKHVFGWDDPRMSTLSGFRRRGYTPASIRNFCDMVGTNRSDGVVDFGMLEFSIRQDLDQNAPRAMCVLRPLKVVITNYPEDKVDHLELPRHPQKEELGVRKLPFSREIYIDHDDFMEEPPKGYKRLEPNGEVRLRGSYVIRADEAIKDADGNIVELRCSYDPETLGKNPEGRKVKGVVHWVPAAESVECEVRLYDRLFRSPNPEKAEDSASFLDNINPDSLQVLTGCRAEPSLGNAQPEDRFQFEREGYFCADIKDSKPGAPVFNRTVTLRDSWGQ; via the coding sequence ATGAGCAAGCCCACTGTCGACCCTACCTCGAATGCCAAGACCGGCCCTGCCGTGCCGGTCAATTTCCTGCGCCCGATCATCCAGGCGGACCTGGACTCGGGTAAGCACACGCAGATCGTCACCCGTTTCCCGCCTGAGCCCAACGGCTACCTGCACATCGGTCACGCCAAGTCGATTTGCGTGAACTTCGGCCTGGCCCAGGAATTTGGCGGCGTCACGCACCTGCGTTTCGACGACACCAACCCGGCCAAGGAAGACCAGGAATACATCGACGCGATCGAAAGCGACATCAAATGGCTGGGCTTCGAATGGTCCGGTGAAGTGCGCTACGCCTCGCAGTATTTCGACCAGTTGCACGACTGGGCCGTCGAGTTGATCAAGGCCGGCAAGGCCTACGTCGATGACCTGAGCCCGGAACAAGCCAAGGAATACCGTGGCACCCTGACCGAGCCGGGCAAGAACAGCCCGTTCCGTGACCGCTCCGTGGAAGAAAACCTCGACTGGTTCGCCCGCATGAAGGCCGGCGAATTCCAGGACGGCGCACGCGTGCTGCGGGCCAAGATCGACATGGCCTCGCCAAACATGAACCTGCGCGACCCGATCATGTATCGCATCCGTCACGCGCACCACCACCAGACCGGTGACAAGTGGTGCATCTACCCGAACTACGACTTCACCCACGGTCAGTCGGACGCCATCGAAGGCATCACCCACTCGATCTGCACCCTGGAGTTCGAAAGCCACCGTCCGCTGTACGACTGGTTCCTGGACGCTCTTCCAGTGCCGGCGCACCCGCGTCAGTACGAATTCAGCCGCCTGAACCTGAACTACACCATCACCAGCAAGCGCAAGCTCAAGCAACTGGTCGATGAAAAGCACGTGTTCGGCTGGGACGACCCGCGCATGTCCACGCTGTCGGGCTTCCGCCGTCGTGGCTACACGCCAGCGTCGATCCGTAACTTCTGCGACATGGTCGGTACCAACCGTTCCGACGGCGTGGTGGATTTCGGCATGCTCGAGTTCAGCATCCGTCAGGATCTGGACCAGAACGCACCGCGCGCCATGTGCGTGCTGCGCCCGCTGAAAGTTGTGATTACCAATTACCCGGAAGACAAGGTCGATCACCTCGAACTGCCACGTCATCCGCAGAAAGAAGAGCTGGGCGTGCGCAAGCTGCCGTTCTCCCGTGAAATCTACATCGACCACGATGACTTCATGGAAGAGCCGCCAAAAGGCTACAAGCGCCTGGAGCCGAACGGCGAAGTGCGTCTGCGTGGTAGCTACGTGATCCGTGCCGACGAAGCGATCAAAGACGCCGATGGCAACATCGTCGAACTGCGTTGCTCCTACGACCCGGAAACCCTCGGCAAGAACCCTGAAGGCCGCAAGGTCAAAGGCGTGGTGCACTGGGTGCCGGCAGCGGAGAGCGTCGAGTGCGAAGTGCGCCTGTACGATCGTCTGTTCCGTTCGCCGAACCCTGAAAAGGCTGAAGACAGCGCCAGTTTCCTGGACAACATCAACCCTGACTCGCTGCAAGTTCTCACTGGTTGTCGTGCTGAGCCTTCGCTGGGCAATGCACAGCCGGAAGACCGTTTCCAGTTCGAGCGCGAAGGTTACTTCTGCGCGGATATCAAGGACTCGAAACCAGGCGCTCCGGTATTCAACCGTACCGTGACCTTGCGTGATTCGTGGGGCCAGTGA
- a CDS encoding ABC transporter ATP-binding protein, translating to MAEIRLQNLAHSYTRTPSGPEDYAIREMDHIWEQGGAYALLGPSGCGKSTLLNIISGLLSPSQGQVLFDSKVVNDLTPEKRNIAQVFQFPVVYDTMTVFDNLAFPLRNQGMGEAKIHSKVQEIAEVLDLQALLSKKARNLTADEKQKVSMGRGLVRDDVSAILFDEPLTVIDPHLKWKLRRKLKQIHEQFNITMVYVTHDQLEASTFADKIAVMYGGQIVQFGTPRELFERPSHTFVGYFIGSPGMNLIDVQPQPGGVGFASTHLPLSDTMQKKIAESEWKSLKVGIRPEFVHVWDEPFDDAMQAQVVHIEDLGTYKIMTLNLDGVPLKVRLAEDKPVPEGTAYISFPAQWLMVYADDYLVEVQP from the coding sequence ATGGCCGAAATTCGTTTGCAGAACCTCGCCCACAGCTACACCCGCACCCCGAGTGGACCTGAGGATTACGCGATTCGCGAGATGGACCACATCTGGGAGCAGGGCGGTGCCTACGCTTTGCTCGGGCCGTCGGGATGCGGCAAATCGACCTTGCTCAACATCATTTCCGGGCTGCTCAGCCCGTCCCAGGGTCAGGTGCTATTCGACAGCAAAGTCGTCAACGACCTGACTCCGGAGAAACGCAATATCGCCCAGGTTTTCCAGTTTCCGGTGGTCTACGACACCATGACGGTGTTCGACAACCTGGCTTTCCCGCTGCGAAATCAGGGCATGGGCGAGGCGAAAATTCACAGCAAGGTGCAGGAAATTGCCGAGGTACTCGACCTTCAGGCGCTGCTGAGCAAAAAGGCGCGCAACCTCACCGCCGATGAAAAACAGAAAGTTTCCATGGGCCGTGGACTGGTGCGTGATGACGTCTCGGCGATCCTGTTTGACGAGCCGCTGACGGTGATCGACCCGCACCTGAAGTGGAAACTGCGGCGCAAGCTCAAGCAGATCCACGAGCAGTTCAACATCACCATGGTCTACGTCACCCATGATCAGCTCGAAGCCTCGACTTTCGCCGACAAGATCGCGGTGATGTACGGCGGGCAGATCGTGCAGTTCGGCACGCCACGGGAATTGTTCGAACGGCCGAGCCACACCTTTGTCGGCTATTTCATCGGCAGCCCGGGGATGAACCTGATCGACGTGCAGCCGCAGCCCGGTGGTGTCGGTTTCGCCTCGACGCACTTGCCGCTGTCCGACACGATGCAGAAAAAAATCGCCGAGTCCGAGTGGAAAAGCCTGAAGGTCGGTATCCGCCCGGAGTTCGTCCACGTGTGGGACGAACCGTTTGATGACGCGATGCAGGCACAGGTCGTACACATCGAAGACCTTGGCACCTACAAGATCATGACCCTGAATCTCGATGGCGTGCCGCTGAAAGTGCGCCTGGCGGAAGACAAGCCGGTGCCCGAAGGTACGGCGTACATCAGTTTTCCGGCGCAATGGTTGATGGTGTATGCGGACGACTATCTGGTGGAGGTGCAGCCATGA
- the cysS gene encoding cysteine--tRNA ligase: MLTIYNTLTKSKEVFKPLDGNNVRMYVCGMTVYDYCHIGHGRSMVAFDLVTRWLRFSGYNLTYVRNITDIEDKIINRAKENGEPFDVLTERMITAMHEDEARLNILKPDMEPRATDHIAGMQSMIQTLIDKGYAYAPGNGDVYYRVAKFMGYGKLSRKKIEDLRIGARIEVDESKQDPLDFVLWKGAKPGEPSWPSPWGDGRPGWHIECSVMSTCCLGETFDIHGGGSDLEFPHHENEIAQSEAATGKTYANAWMHCGMIRINGEKMSKSLNNFFTIRDVLEKYHPEVVRYLLVSSHYRSAINYSEDNLKDAKGALERFYHALKGLPSVAPAGGEAFVERFTQVMNDDFGTPEACAVLFEMVREINRLRESDLDAAAGLAARLKELASVLGVLQLEADDFLQAGAEGRVDAAEVDALIAARLAARANKDWAESDRIRDQLTAMGVVLEDGKGGTTWRLAD; this comes from the coding sequence GTGTTAACGATCTACAACACGCTCACCAAGAGCAAAGAAGTCTTCAAGCCGCTGGATGGCAACAATGTGCGCATGTACGTCTGCGGGATGACCGTGTACGACTACTGCCATATTGGCCACGGCCGCAGCATGGTCGCGTTCGACCTGGTGACCCGCTGGTTGCGGTTCAGCGGTTATAACCTGACCTATGTGCGCAACATCACCGACATTGAAGACAAGATCATCAATCGGGCCAAGGAGAACGGCGAGCCGTTCGACGTATTGACCGAACGCATGATCACCGCGATGCACGAGGACGAGGCGCGCCTCAATATTCTCAAGCCGGACATGGAACCGCGGGCCACCGATCACATCGCTGGCATGCAGAGCATGATCCAGACCCTGATCGACAAGGGTTACGCCTACGCCCCGGGCAATGGCGACGTGTACTACCGCGTCGCCAAGTTCATGGGCTACGGCAAGCTGTCGCGCAAGAAGATCGAAGACCTGCGCATCGGTGCGCGAATCGAAGTCGACGAGTCCAAGCAGGACCCGCTGGACTTCGTTCTGTGGAAAGGCGCCAAGCCGGGCGAGCCGAGCTGGCCTTCGCCGTGGGGCGACGGTCGTCCGGGCTGGCACATCGAGTGCTCGGTGATGTCGACCTGCTGCCTGGGCGAGACCTTCGATATTCATGGCGGCGGCAGTGACCTTGAGTTTCCGCACCATGAAAACGAAATCGCCCAGAGCGAAGCGGCGACCGGCAAGACCTACGCCAACGCGTGGATGCATTGCGGCATGATTCGCATCAATGGCGAGAAGATGTCCAAGTCCTTGAACAACTTCTTCACCATTCGCGACGTGCTGGAAAAGTACCACCCGGAAGTCGTGCGTTACCTGCTGGTGTCGAGCCACTACCGCAGCGCGATCAACTATTCGGAAGATAACCTCAAGGACGCCAAAGGCGCACTCGAGCGTTTCTACCACGCGTTGAAAGGCTTGCCGAGCGTGGCGCCGGCTGGCGGCGAAGCGTTTGTCGAGCGTTTCACCCAGGTGATGAACGACGACTTCGGCACGCCGGAAGCTTGCGCGGTGCTGTTCGAGATGGTTCGTGAGATCAACCGTCTGCGCGAGAGCGATCTCGATGCAGCGGCGGGTCTGGCAGCGCGCTTGAAAGAACTGGCGAGCGTGCTGGGTGTGTTGCAGCTCGAAGCCGATGACTTCTTGCAGGCTGGCGCTGAAGGCCGGGTTGATGCGGCTGAAGTGGATGCGCTGATTGCTGCGCGTCTGGCGGCTCGTGCCAACAAGGACTGGGCCGAATCCGACCGCATCCGTGACCAGCTCACCGCCATGGGCGTGGTGCTGGAAGACGGCAAGGGCGGCACGACCTGGCGTTTGGCTGACTGA
- a CDS encoding sigma-54-dependent Fis family transcriptional regulator yields the protein MAVPASPLSHDAIIQDSWSRCRAFGLNHHSVPTFDQLPADGIAQLLESQHSLVQTTHQEVLPYYENILSNSNCLIMLADNQGQVLTSWGTQRFIEPSLTRGFSAGASWMERCSGTNAIGTALACEQAVHIEHDEHFLKANRFMTGSAAPIFDAERKVIAVLDVSSDSYLPPSHTLGMVKMMSQTVENRLILNLFHGQHFQLTFNTGLNNLDSQWAGLLIFDETGQVLSANRRADNLLGISLSRVSVESLFKVSLLELLNQPDGLPFALQASGRNRFQCLLKRPKQAPIQARVFSDTKGAEPTVAAPAAISLNTLHFGDSRVEKAVRQAERLLEKDIPLLIHGETGVGKEVFVKALHQASSRSKQPFIAVNCAAIPAELVESELFGYEKGAFTGANQKGSIGLIRKADKGTLFLDEIGDMPLPTQARLLRVLQERCVQPVGSSELFPVDIRIISATNRSLREQVQLGRFREDLYYRIGGLTLELPPLRERSDKQALFKRLWEQHREPSQWAGLSREVMELFSRHLWPGNLRQVSSVMQVALAMAEEQPVKPEHLPDDFFVDLEMEPVEPAEPLAVDLNDAEDLNRLLQAAGGNISHLARRLGVSRNTLYKRLRQAE from the coding sequence ATGGCCGTACCCGCCTCGCCGCTCTCCCATGACGCCATCATTCAGGACTCCTGGTCCCGTTGCCGCGCGTTCGGTCTCAATCACCACAGCGTGCCGACCTTCGACCAGTTGCCCGCCGATGGCATAGCGCAGTTGTTGGAGAGCCAGCATTCCCTGGTGCAGACCACCCATCAGGAAGTCCTGCCGTATTACGAGAACATCCTGAGTAACTCCAATTGCCTGATCATGCTCGCCGACAACCAAGGCCAGGTGCTCACGTCCTGGGGCACCCAACGGTTTATCGAGCCGAGCCTGACCCGCGGTTTCAGCGCCGGGGCGAGCTGGATGGAACGTTGCAGTGGCACCAACGCGATCGGCACTGCCCTGGCCTGCGAGCAAGCGGTGCATATCGAGCATGATGAACACTTCCTGAAAGCCAACCGCTTCATGACCGGGTCCGCCGCGCCGATTTTCGATGCCGAGCGCAAGGTAATCGCGGTGCTCGACGTGTCCAGCGACAGCTACCTGCCGCCGTCCCACACACTGGGCATGGTCAAGATGATGAGCCAGACCGTGGAGAACCGGCTGATCCTCAACCTGTTCCACGGCCAGCATTTTCAACTGACTTTCAACACCGGGCTGAACAACCTCGACAGCCAATGGGCGGGACTGCTGATTTTCGACGAGACCGGGCAAGTGCTGTCGGCCAATCGCCGGGCCGACAATTTGCTGGGCATCAGCTTGTCGCGGGTCAGCGTGGAAAGTCTGTTCAAGGTGTCGTTGCTGGAGTTGTTGAACCAGCCGGATGGTTTGCCGTTTGCCCTGCAAGCGTCCGGGCGCAACCGCTTTCAGTGCCTGCTGAAGCGGCCGAAACAGGCGCCGATTCAGGCTCGGGTGTTTTCTGATACCAAGGGCGCAGAACCGACCGTTGCAGCGCCCGCTGCCATCAGCCTGAACACCCTGCATTTCGGCGACAGCCGCGTGGAAAAAGCCGTGCGTCAGGCCGAGCGCTTGCTGGAGAAAGACATTCCGCTGCTGATCCACGGCGAAACCGGGGTCGGCAAGGAAGTCTTCGTCAAAGCGCTGCATCAGGCCAGCTCCCGCAGCAAACAACCGTTTATCGCCGTCAACTGTGCAGCGATCCCCGCCGAACTGGTCGAGTCCGAGCTGTTTGGCTACGAGAAAGGCGCGTTCACCGGCGCCAACCAGAAAGGCAGCATCGGGCTGATCCGTAAGGCTGACAAAGGCACTCTCTTCCTCGATGAAATCGGCGACATGCCGCTGCCGACCCAAGCCCGGCTGTTGCGGGTCTTGCAGGAGCGCTGCGTGCAACCGGTGGGCAGCAGCGAATTGTTCCCGGTGGACATCCGCATTATTTCGGCGACCAACCGCTCGTTGCGCGAACAGGTGCAACTGGGGCGGTTTCGGGAAGACCTGTATTACCGGATCGGCGGCTTGACCCTGGAATTGCCGCCGCTACGGGAACGCAGCGACAAGCAGGCGCTGTTCAAGCGTTTGTGGGAGCAACACCGAGAGCCGTCGCAATGGGCCGGGTTGAGCCGTGAGGTGATGGAGTTGTTTAGCCGTCATCTGTGGCCGGGGAATTTAAGGCAAGTCAGCAGCGTGATGCAGGTGGCGCTGGCCATGGCTGAGGAACAACCAGTCAAGCCGGAGCATTTGCCGGATGATTTTTTTGTCGATCTGGAGATGGAACCGGTGGAACCCGCAGAACCGTTGGCGGTGGATTTGAATGATGCAGAAGATTTGAATCGGTTGTTGCAGGCGGCTGGGGGGAATATTTCGCATTTGGCGCGGAGGCTTGGGGTGAGTCGCAATACGTTGTACAAGCGGTTGCGGCAGGCTGAGTGA
- a CDS encoding DHA2 family efflux MFS transporter permease subunit yields MSNNASFTPPSLVLSTIGLSLATFMQVLDTTIANVALPTISGNLGVSSEQGTWVITSFAVSNAIALPLTGWLSRRFGEVKLFLWATILFVLASFLCGISTSMPELIGFRVLQGLVAGPLYPMTQTLLIAVYPPARRGMALALLAMVTVVAPIAGPILGGWITDSYSWPWIFFINVPIGIFAVMVVRSQLKARPVETSRQPMDYVGLITLIIGVGALQIILDKGNDLDWFESNFIIIGAAISVIALAVFVIWEMTDKHPVVNLRLFAYRNFRIGTIVLVLGYAGFFGINLILPQWLQTQMGYTATWAGLAVAPIGILPVLMSPFVGKYAHKFDLRLLAGLAFLAIGLSCFMRAGFTNEVDFQHIALVQLFMGIGVALFFMPTLSILMSDLPPSQIADGAGLATFLRTLGGSFAASLTTWIWIRRADQHHAYLSESITTYDQPTRDALHALGGASTPAYAQLDQVLTSQAYMLSTVDYFTLLGWGFMGLMLIVWLAKPPFAAKAGPAASGH; encoded by the coding sequence ATGAGCAATAACGCCTCTTTCACGCCGCCCAGCCTGGTGCTCAGCACCATCGGCCTGTCGCTGGCGACCTTCATGCAAGTGCTCGACACCACCATCGCCAACGTGGCCTTGCCGACGATTTCCGGCAACCTGGGCGTGAGTTCGGAGCAGGGCACCTGGGTGATCACTTCGTTCGCCGTGAGCAACGCGATTGCGCTGCCGCTGACCGGTTGGCTGAGCCGGCGTTTCGGTGAGGTGAAGCTGTTTCTCTGGGCCACCATCCTGTTTGTGTTGGCCTCGTTTCTTTGCGGTATCTCGACCTCGATGCCGGAACTGATCGGTTTTCGCGTGCTGCAAGGTCTGGTGGCCGGGCCGTTGTACCCGATGACCCAAACGCTGCTGATTGCGGTGTATCCCCCGGCCAGGCGCGGCATGGCCCTGGCGTTGCTGGCGATGGTCACGGTGGTGGCGCCGATTGCTGGCCCGATCCTCGGTGGCTGGATTACCGATAGCTACAGCTGGCCGTGGATCTTCTTTATCAACGTGCCGATCGGGATTTTCGCGGTGATGGTGGTGCGCTCGCAGCTCAAGGCGCGTCCGGTGGAAACCAGCCGCCAGCCGATGGATTACGTCGGTTTGATCACGCTGATCATTGGCGTTGGCGCGTTGCAGATAATCCTCGATAAAGGCAACGACCTGGACTGGTTCGAATCGAACTTCATCATCATCGGTGCGGCGATTTCGGTGATTGCCCTGGCAGTGTTCGTGATCTGGGAAATGACCGACAAGCATCCGGTGGTCAACTTGCGGTTGTTCGCTTACCGCAACTTCCGCATCGGCACCATTGTGTTGGTGCTGGGTTACGCCGGATTCTTCGGCATCAACCTGATCCTGCCGCAATGGCTGCAAACCCAGATGGGTTACACCGCTACTTGGGCGGGTCTGGCGGTGGCGCCGATCGGGATTCTGCCGGTGCTGATGTCACCGTTTGTCGGCAAGTACGCACACAAGTTCGACCTGCGACTGCTGGCCGGGCTGGCGTTCCTGGCGATTGGCCTGAGCTGCTTTATGCGCGCCGGGTTCACCAACGAAGTGGACTTCCAGCACATCGCCCTGGTGCAACTGTTCATGGGCATTGGCGTGGCGCTGTTCTTTATGCCGACCTTGAGCATTCTGATGTCGGACCTGCCGCCAAGCCAGATCGCTGACGGCGCAGGCCTGGCGACTTTCCTGCGGACACTGGGCGGTAGTTTTGCGGCGTCGTTGACCACCTGGATCTGGATTCGCCGGGCGGATCAGCATCATGCGTACTTGAGCGAAAGCATCACCACCTATGACCAACCGACCCGGGACGCCTTGCACGCCTTGGGCGGGGCGAGTACCCCGGCGTATGCGCAACTCGACCAAGTGCTGACCAGTCAGGCGTACATGCTCTCCACCGTGGATTACTTCACGTTGCTGGGTTGGGGATTCATGGGGTTGATGCTGATTGTGTGGCTGGCCAAGCCACCGTTCGCGGCGAAGGCGGGGCCGGCTGCTTCGGGCCACTAA
- the lpxH gene encoding UDP-2,3-diacylglucosamine diphosphatase — protein MILLISDLHLEEERPDITRAFLDLLAGRARSASALYILGDFFEAWIGDDAMTPFQRSICQALRNLSDSGTAIFLMHGNRDFMLGKAFCKQAGCTLLKDPSVVQFYGEPVLLMHGDSLCTRDIGYMKLRRYLRNPITLFILRHLPLRTRHNLARKLRSESRAQTRMKANDIVDVTPEEVPRIMQEYGVKALIHGHTHRPAIHKLQIGEKAARRIVLGDWDRQGWALQVDEQGFALAPFDFAPPPQLAAPTH, from the coding sequence GTGATACTGCTGATTTCAGACTTGCATCTGGAAGAGGAGCGCCCGGACATCACCCGGGCGTTTCTGGATTTGCTCGCCGGACGCGCCCGTTCGGCGAGTGCGTTGTACATCCTGGGCGACTTTTTCGAGGCGTGGATTGGCGACGATGCCATGACGCCGTTCCAGCGTTCCATCTGCCAGGCCCTGCGCAATCTCAGCGACAGCGGCACGGCGATTTTTCTGATGCACGGCAATCGCGACTTCATGCTCGGCAAGGCCTTCTGTAAACAGGCCGGCTGCACGTTGCTGAAAGACCCGAGTGTCGTGCAGTTTTATGGCGAACCGGTGCTGTTGATGCACGGTGACAGCCTCTGCACCCGCGATATCGGCTATATGAAGCTGCGTCGCTACCTGCGTAACCCGATCACCCTGTTCATCCTGCGCCACCTGCCCCTGCGCACCCGCCATAACCTGGCGCGCAAACTGCGCAGCGAAAGCCGTGCGCAAACGCGGATGAAGGCCAATGACATCGTCGATGTGACGCCGGAAGAAGTGCCGCGGATCATGCAGGAATATGGCGTGAAGGCGCTGATCCATGGGCATACCCATCGACCGGCGATTCACAAGCTGCAGATTGGCGAGAAAGCGGCCCGGCGCATCGTGCTGGGGGATTGGGATCGCCAGGGCTGGGCATTGCAAGTGGATGAGCAAGGGTTTGCCCTCGCCCCCTTCGACTTCGCCCCGCCGCCGCAACTGGCCGCCCCAACCCACTGA
- a CDS encoding carbohydrate ABC transporter permease, producing MNKVQNNKAWWLVLPVFLLVAFSAVIPMMTVVNYSVQDIFDQSSRYFVGADWYKQVLLDPRLHDSLLRQFIYSGCVLLIEIPLGIAIALTMPTKGRWSSLVLIILAIPLLIPWNVVGTIWQIFGRADIGLLGASLKAMGLNYNYAANTLDAWVTVLVMDVWHWTSLVALLCFSGLRAIPDVYYQAARIDRASSWAVFRHIQLPKLKSVLLIAVMLRFMDSFMIYTEPFVLTGGGPGNATTFLSQTLTQMAVGQFDLGPAAAFSLVYFLIILLVSWLFYTAMTHSDANR from the coding sequence ATGAACAAGGTGCAGAACAACAAGGCTTGGTGGCTGGTCCTGCCGGTATTCCTGCTGGTGGCGTTCAGTGCGGTGATCCCGATGATGACCGTGGTCAACTACTCGGTGCAGGACATTTTCGACCAGTCCAGCCGCTACTTCGTCGGCGCCGACTGGTACAAGCAGGTGCTGCTCGATCCACGCTTGCATGATTCGCTGCTGCGCCAGTTCATCTACTCCGGCTGCGTGCTGCTGATCGAAATCCCGCTGGGCATCGCCATCGCCCTGACCATGCCGACCAAGGGTCGCTGGTCGTCGTTGGTGTTGATCATCCTGGCGATTCCGCTGCTGATCCCGTGGAACGTGGTCGGGACCATTTGGCAGATTTTCGGCCGCGCGGACATTGGTCTGCTCGGCGCCAGCCTCAAGGCCATGGGCCTGAACTACAACTATGCGGCCAACACTTTGGACGCCTGGGTTACGGTGCTGGTGATGGACGTCTGGCACTGGACCTCGTTGGTAGCGCTGTTGTGCTTCTCTGGGCTGCGGGCGATTCCGGACGTGTATTACCAGGCGGCGCGGATTGATCGGGCGTCGTCCTGGGCGGTTTTCCGACATATCCAGTTGCCCAAGCTCAAGAGCGTGCTGTTGATCGCGGTGATGTTGCGCTTCATGGACAGTTTCATGATCTACACCGAGCCGTTCGTGCTGACGGGTGGCGGTCCGGGGAATGCCACGACCTTCCTGAGTCAGACGTTGACCCAGATGGCCGTAGGGCAATTCGACCTTGGCCCGGCGGCAGCTTTCTCGCTGGTGTACTTCCTGATCATCCTGTTGGTGTCCTGGCTGTTCTACACCGCCATGACTCACTCTGACGCCAACCGCTGA
- a CDS encoding ABC transporter ATP-binding protein, giving the protein MSLTLEHVSRTVEGQIWIDDACLVFEPGSFNVLLGRTLSGKTSLMRLMAGLDKPDSGRILMNGVDVTQRPVRLRNVSMVYQQFINYPTMTVFENIASPLRQGGVSNEVIQSKVLETAKMLRIEKFLQRHPLELSGGQQQRTAMARALVKDAELILFDEPLVNLDYKLREELRQEMRELFKARHTIAIYATTEPNEALALGGTTTILHEGRVIQSGKSSEVYHQPQTVLAAELFSEPPINLMPGRIAGNEVSFANFVHFPLNVDLRPVGEGEFRFGVRPSHISLVPSNDDDLELAVTVEVAEISGSETFLHVRNEHFLLVLHLPGVHEYDVDAPIRIYIPTHKLFVFDMQGRLVQAPGRRIARVA; this is encoded by the coding sequence ATGTCATTAACCCTGGAGCACGTCAGCCGTACCGTCGAGGGCCAGATCTGGATCGACGATGCGTGCCTTGTTTTCGAACCTGGATCCTTCAACGTTTTGCTCGGGCGCACGCTGTCCGGCAAAACCAGCCTCATGCGCCTGATGGCCGGCCTGGACAAGCCCGACAGCGGGCGCATCCTGATGAACGGCGTCGACGTCACCCAACGCCCGGTGCGTTTGCGCAACGTATCGATGGTCTATCAGCAGTTCATCAACTATCCGACCATGACGGTATTCGAGAACATCGCCTCGCCGTTGCGCCAGGGCGGTGTGTCGAACGAGGTGATCCAGAGCAAAGTGCTGGAAACTGCGAAGATGCTGCGCATCGAGAAATTCCTGCAGCGCCATCCCCTCGAACTCTCCGGTGGCCAGCAGCAACGCACGGCCATGGCCCGGGCGCTGGTCAAAGATGCCGAGCTGATCCTGTTCGACGAACCGCTGGTCAACCTCGACTACAAACTGCGCGAAGAACTGCGCCAGGAAATGCGCGAGCTGTTCAAGGCGCGGCACACCATCGCCATCTACGCCACCACCGAACCCAACGAAGCCCTTGCGCTCGGTGGCACCACCACGATTCTGCATGAAGGTCGGGTGATCCAGAGCGGCAAGTCCTCCGAGGTCTATCACCAGCCGCAAACGGTGCTGGCGGCGGAGTTGTTCTCCGAGCCGCCGATCAACCTGATGCCGGGGCGCATTGCCGGCAACGAAGTCAGTTTCGCGAATTTCGTGCACTTCCCGTTGAACGTCGATCTGCGCCCGGTGGGCGAGGGCGAGTTCCGCTTCGGCGTGCGTCCGAGCCACATTTCCCTGGTGCCGAGTAACGACGACGACCTGGAACTCGCGGTGACCGTCGAGGTGGCCGAGATCAGCGGTTCGGAAACTTTCCTGCATGTGCGCAACGAGCATTTCCTGTTGGTGCTGCACTTGCCGGGCGTCCACGAATACGACGTCGATGCGCCGATCCGCATCTATATCCCGACCCATAAACTGTTCGTCTTCGATATGCAGGGGCGGCTGGTCCAGGCGCCCGGTCGCCGTATCGCGAGGGTTGCCTGA